The genomic stretch GATGCGCTTCGGCAGGCTGGCGCGGACGAGCGCATAGGAATGGTCGGCCAGTTCTCGGATCACGTCATCGGGCACGTCCGCCTGCAGCCCGACCGTGTTCCAGTGGACTTTGTTCATGTGCCAGCCCGGCGTGATCGCGTCGTACTGCTCCCGAAGCTCGACGGCCCGCTCCGGATCGCACTTCAGGTTGACGGACGGCGGCAGCCGCTCCAGTCCCATCAGGGCGAACATCTTCCCGCCGACCTTGAACACCAGCGTGTCCGGCCCGAACGGCAGCGTCTCCTCGGCGCCCGGCAGGGCGAGGCAGTGGTCGCGGAAGGCGTCGAGGTGCATGGGAACTAGGGGTGAGAACTCAAGATGCCCGCCTCGGCACCGAGGTGGAGGGCGCACGCAGCCCTTTTCCATGCCTACGCCCACCAGCCGCACCGCGCCTCACCGCTTCCAGAAGCCGGGCGTGAAGAGGAGCAGCACGGTGAAGATCTCCAGTCGCCCGGCCATCATCAGGATGGAGAGCAGCCACTTGCCCGCCACCGGCACGTGCGTGTAGTTCTCCGTCGGCCCCATCGCGCCGAACGCCGGGCCGACGTTGCCGACGCACGAGAACGTCGCGCTGAACGCGCTCCAGATGTCGAGCCCCAGCACGCCCATCAGCAGCGTCCCAACGCCGATCAGGCCGACGTAGAACACGATGAAGGAGAGCACGTTGCGGATGATGCCTTCCGGAACCACCCGGTGATCCAGGCGGATCGGCAGGATGGCCTGGGGATGGACCAGCAGCCGCAGCTCGCGGAACGAGTTCTTCAGGATCAGCAGCACGCGCACCACCTTGACCCCGCCGCCCGTGGACCCTGCCATGCCCCCCACAAAGAAGAGCGCGAACAGGACCACCAGCGCGAGCGGCGGCCAGACCTCGTAGTCCGCCGTGCCGAAACCGGTCGTGGTGATGATGGAGGCCGCCTGGAAGGCGCCGAAGCGGAGGGCGTCCAGCACGGAGTCGTAGTGGATGACCGTCCGCCCACGCTCCGCGCGCGACGCCAGCGCGTCGGCCGCCTCGGCGCCGCCGCCGATCTCCTCGCCTCCGGTGCGTGTGCTCGGCTCGGTCCGCGCCTCGTCGAGCGTGGCCCCGTCCGAGACCACCTCGTCGACCACCTGCTGGGTGACGACCTCGCCGTCGAGCGTCACCGGGGCAGGGAGCAGTTCGCTCGTCGGGGTCCACAGCGTGAGCGTGAGCAGAAGTGTCGCCAGGCCGAGGATGGTGAAGTAGACCTTCAGTTCCTCGTTGTTGGTCGCCGACCAGTCGCGGTGCAGGAGCCGGTAGTGCAGGGCGAAGTTCATGCCCGCCAGGATCATGAACACCGTGATCACCCAGTCCACGTAGGCGCTCCCGTACTGCCCGACGGAGCCGTTCTCGGTCGAGAACCCGCCCGTCGCCAGCGTCGCCATGGCGTGGTTGACGGCGTCGAAGAGCGACATCGCCGGGAGCAACAGGAGCGTCTGGACGACCGTCAGCGCGACGTAGATGGCCCACAGACGCTTGGCCGTCTCGGTGACGCGCGGCGTCAGCTTGTCGGCGCTGGGGCCGGGGACCTCGGCCTTGAAGAGCTGCATCCCCCCCACCCCGAGGAGCGGCAGCACGGCGATGGTGAGCACGATGATGCCCATGCCCCCGAGCCAGTGCGTGAGGCTCCGCCAGAGCAGGAACGCGTTGGGGACGGCCTCGATCTGGGGCGTGTCCGCCCCGCCCAGGATCGTCGCCCCCGTCGTCGTGAACCCGCTCATCACCTCAAAGAAGGCGTCCGCGAACTCCGTCAGCACGCCGGTCATGACCCACGGTAGCGCGCCGACGAGCGACAGCACGAACCACGCCAGCGCCACGATGGCGAACCCCTCACGCACCCGCAACTCGTCCTCGGGCTTGAACCCGACCCACAGCCCCGCGCCCACGACCACCGAGCCGATCGCCGTCGCGCCGAAGGCCCACCACTCGGGCTCGCCGTACGCCAGGCCGACGAGTGCGGGGGCGACCAGCGTCACGCCGAGGGCGGCCAGAAGGACGCCCAGAATGCCTGCGATGGCTTTCCAGTCGAGAATCAACGGGGGACGGGTGAGGGTGGAGACGGGCGAAGGGTAGCAGAGGCGCGAGGCACGGTCAACGGGCCCCTCTTTCACTCCCCACTCTTCACGCGCTGAACAGCGGCTCCACGTCGCCGACGCGCTCCGGCGTCGCGAACACGACGCACCGCTGGCCGGGCTCCACCTGCGTGGTGCCGGTCGCGATCTCGACGCGCTGGCCGACGACCGCGCCCAGCAAGATGCCCTTGGGCAGCTTCAGCTTCGCGAGCGGCTTCCGCGTGATCGGCGCGCCGGGGTCGGCGACGAGTTCCAGGATCTCGGCGTCCAGCCCGTGGACGGTCGCCACGGAGCGGACGTGCGAGCCGCGCAGGAACCGCAGCACCTCGCGCGAGACGGCCAGCTTCTGGCTCACTGCGGCGTCGAGGCCGATGGACTGGGAGATGGGGATGTAGGCGCTCTTCGACAGCAGCGCGACCGTCTTGCGGACCTCCAGGTGCTTGGCCATCAGACACGACACTAGGTTGGACTCCTCGTCTTCGGTCACCGCCACGATCGCGTCGGTCTCGGCCAACCCTTCGCGCACCAGCAGGTCGATGTCGGCCGGGTCGCCGTGAATCACGAGCACGCCTTCGAGCGTCGCCGCGAGGTGCTCGGCACGGGCGCGGTCCTTCTCGACCAGCTTGACTTCCATGCCGCCCTCGCGTCGGGTGCGGCCCGCCAGCCCGGCCGCCACGCGGGCGCCGACGTTGGTCCCGCCCAGGATCATGACGTGCCGCAGCCGCCCGACCTCCTTGCCGAGCACCTTCGCCACCTGCGACACCTTGCCCGTCTCGACGAGCACGAACACCTGGTCGCCGCCCTGCACCGTCGACACGCCCGACGGCACGATGGTGCGGACGCCGCGCGAGATGCCCATGATGCGGAACGGGAGCGAACTCATCTGCGAGAGTTCGATCATCGTCGTGCCCGAGAGGGGCGAGTCGCGCTCGATGCGGATGCCGACCAGTTGGACCCGGTTCTGGCAGAAGTCCACGATGTCCGTCGCCGCCGCCCGTCGGAGGAGCGACACGACCTCGTTGGCCGTCGACTGCTCCGGGTGGATGATGTGGTCGATGCCAAAGTCGCCGAGCGTCAGCACGGCGCCGTCGCCGGAGAACTCGTCGCTGCGGACGCGCGCGATGGTGACCGTGTCGGCGGGGCTCTTGCCCACCCGCTCGGCGAGCATCGACGCGATGATGTT from Rubrivirga sp. SAORIC476 encodes the following:
- a CDS encoding MmcQ/YjbR family DNA-binding protein; its protein translation is MHLDAFRDHCLALPGAEETLPFGPDTLVFKVGGKMFALMGLERLPPSVNLKCDPERAVELREQYDAITPGWHMNKVHWNTVGLQADVPDDVIRELADHSYALVRASLPKRIRAELDAQ
- a CDS encoding TrkH family potassium uptake protein is translated as MILDWKAIAGILGVLLAALGVTLVAPALVGLAYGEPEWWAFGATAIGSVVVGAGLWVGFKPEDELRVREGFAIVALAWFVLSLVGALPWVMTGVLTEFADAFFEVMSGFTTTGATILGGADTPQIEAVPNAFLLWRSLTHWLGGMGIIVLTIAVLPLLGVGGMQLFKAEVPGPSADKLTPRVTETAKRLWAIYVALTVVQTLLLLPAMSLFDAVNHAMATLATGGFSTENGSVGQYGSAYVDWVITVFMILAGMNFALHYRLLHRDWSATNNEELKVYFTILGLATLLLTLTLWTPTSELLPAPVTLDGEVVTQQVVDEVVSDGATLDEARTEPSTRTGGEEIGGGAEAADALASRAERGRTVIHYDSVLDALRFGAFQAASIITTTGFGTADYEVWPPLALVVLFALFFVGGMAGSTGGGVKVVRVLLILKNSFRELRLLVHPQAILPIRLDHRVVPEGIIRNVLSFIVFYVGLIGVGTLLMGVLGLDIWSAFSATFSCVGNVGPAFGAMGPTENYTHVPVAGKWLLSILMMAGRLEIFTVLLLFTPGFWKR
- the trkA gene encoding Trk system potassium transporter TrkA, whose translation is MRAIVVGAGDVGYDVARLLSLQRHDVTVVDTDPRKVEQVRETLDVLAIVGSGTSARTLREARIEDADLMVAVTDIDEVNIIASMLAERVGKSPADTVTIARVRSDEFSGDGAVLTLGDFGIDHIIHPEQSTANEVVSLLRRAAATDIVDFCQNRVQLVGIRIERDSPLSGTTMIELSQMSSLPFRIMGISRGVRTIVPSGVSTVQGGDQVFVLVETGKVSQVAKVLGKEVGRLRHVMILGGTNVGARVAAGLAGRTRREGGMEVKLVEKDRARAEHLAATLEGVLVIHGDPADIDLLVREGLAETDAIVAVTEDEESNLVSCLMAKHLEVRKTVALLSKSAYIPISQSIGLDAAVSQKLAVSREVLRFLRGSHVRSVATVHGLDAEILELVADPGAPITRKPLAKLKLPKGILLGAVVGQRVEIATGTTQVEPGQRCVVFATPERVGDVEPLFSA